The DNA segment GGCCACGATGACCAGCAGCTCCGTCATGCGCTCCGTCACATGGGGGTAGCGCATAGGATGCGGTTGATCCGCGGGAAAGACATAAGCGAAGAGCAGATAGCCGATACCGACGCAGAAGATCGGCAATGACAGCGGCAGCTCGCGCAGCAGCATGGGAAGCCATGCCACCAGCAGGATCAGCAGCCCCGCCCCGACGAGTACGAGGATATAGGGGTCCATTCAGTCTTCTTCAGCACCGGATTCGCGGGGGCGGGGCAATTATTGCCTATTGGCGCGGCGTCACCGTCCCCGGCATGGGACTTCCCAGGACGGCACGGGCCTCCTCCAGCCTTGCGGCGCATTGGGCCTCGTCGCCCTGCTCGGCAGCGGCGAGGGCCGAGCCGAGAAGCGATTCCGCCTGGTGCGCTACCGCGGTCTGGTCCTGCCCGGTCATACCGCCTCCCGGCACGCTGGAACCGCTGCCCGTCATGGGCGGCGCCGTCGGCATGGATGGTGTCGCCTCCGGCTCGATCACCGGGGTCTCACCCGTCGAGGGCGGCGCGATCACGCCGCCGGAGCGCTGGAGATCGCCGGCCGAAATCTCCGGGTCCCGCTCCCCCATGCCGGCGGGCGTCGAAGGGACGATGCCGTAACGCTCCGCCAGATCCGCCACCGCTTCGGGACAGGTGGACGGCGCTGCATGGCCCGTCGAGGCCAGGAGCGATCCGGCAAGTAGCGGAATGAGTACGCAAAGTACGCCTGCGCGGCTGGCCATGGCTGTTTCCTCCGATCTGTTTTGACTGGAACAGTGCTCGGCGCTCACGAGGTTCCATCGGCCTCGCAGAACTGCCGGAATGCCATGGTCAGGCTGGTCCGGATGGTCTTGGAGAGCACTTCCTGCGGCGGGCCGGTGAAGCGATGCTCCTCCACGATCGGTTCCTGTCCGCGCCGGGCCACGGCGATGTAGACCAGCCCCTGAGGCTTGCCGCAGTCGGGGCCGGGCCCGGCAACGCCGGTCACGGCGATGGCAATTGTGGCCGGGCCGGTGCGTTCCAGAGCGCCCGTCGCCATGCTGATGGCGACCTCCGGATGATAAGGCGTCTTCTCCTTCAGCAGTTCCGCGGGAACGCCGAGAGCGGCCGTCTTCATGTCCATGCGGTAGGTGGCATAACCGCCGGCGAACACGTCCGATGCGCCGGAGCAAGCGGCAAGACTGGCGCCAATCAGGCCGGCGGTGCAGGATTCCGCCGTCACCAGCTTGTCCCCGCGTCTCTGAAGGGCGGTGACCAGACGCTGGGCCATATGATGCAGGTCGGCCGGGAAACCCACCGGCTGTTCATTCTGGCGCAGCACCGCCGGGCGGAACAGACGCACATCCAGCGCATCCAGCGGGCCAAATCGATCGCCCTTGGGATGGTCCAGCCGGACAGGGCTCAGCCGTTTGAACCAAGTACGCCCCAGCCGCTTCAGCGCGGTTTGCAGCACACCGGCGGCATGGTCGTCCCCCTTGAACCCAAGCAAGTCCGGCAGTTCTTCGGGTCCGGCTCCCGGATTCTCGAACACGGCCTGGAGGATGGCGAAGACCATCAAGTCCCATTCCAGATAGCTGGAGCCGATCTGCGCCTCATCCCCGCCGCCGGTAATGCCCAGACCGTCGGTGGGCATGGCGCGCCAGGTCCGCTCCGGCACGCCCACGGCGCGGGCCATCCACGGCACCTCCCAGCTCTTCAGCAGGGACTGCACGGGAGCGAGGTCGCCGACGTCGCCATGAAGGGTCCAGAAGCCGGCGGCGAGTTCCGAAAGGTTGTCGGTGCTGACGACCAGCCCGCCATAGCGGTGCGCCTGATCGTACAGGGTGACCATGCGCAGGCGTGCGCGGATGTTGCCCCGGCGGATGCGTACGCCCTCGTCATCTCCCGAGGTCATGCGTTCATCCAGCCCGCCCAGCGCCGTGACCATGGCGCGGTATTGGTCCGTCAGGTCCAGATGCCTGTGTTCGATGTCCAGGGCGCTGCAGGCCTCGACCCCGCGCTCCGTCTCCTCCGGGTTCTGGTCGATGGGGAGGGTGTGGCCGACCACCCGCCAGCCGGCCCGTTTCAGCAGCGCCGCCGTCAGCGCGCTGTCCACGCCGCCGGACATTCCCAGCACGGCGGTCGATGCGCCAGTCTGATCCCGGTACGCTGCCAGATCGGCGGTCAACTTGTCGGTGACCTGCTCCAGTGCCTCTCCATCCAGATACAGCCCACGCTCGATCTGCCGGTCCAGCTCGGCCATGAACCAAGGGGAGAGGGGGGCCAGCCGGGCTTGGCGGCTGAGGTCCAGGATTTCCTCGCGAAGGTTCGTCATGGTTTTCTTGCCCGTCATCGCATTCTTCCCACCACAACGGACCGGAATGGGAAAACGGCACGGCGGGCGCTGCTGCCCTAACGCTCCACCGCCGTCTGCTCCAGACCGGCGAAGAAGGACATGATGGCGGGGCCGGCGGCATCGGGCCAGTTGTGGGGGTAGAACCGGCCTCCATAGGCATGGTCCTGCCCGTGCGGGCACCATAGGACAGGCATAGGCGTGTCGGGCGGGCCGAGCTGGCGGCAATTCATGCCGTAATCCGGGGCCGGGCGGGCGGATTTCGGTTCGAGGCCGTTCTGGGCCAGGAAGCTGGACAGGGCGCGCCGCCCCTCGCTGACCGGCACCAACTCATCCTTCGGATTGTGGATGACCATGGCCGCCACCTCGCCGGCGCAGGCGGTGGGCTGGATGCCGCCGCCGACCACGGCAACGCCGCGGATGCGGTCACCGCGCACGCAGGCCAGCGTGGCGGCGAAGGACGCCCCCAGCGAATGGCCGGTGACGAAGACACGGTCGGAATCGATGCAGTAGGTCCGCCCAACCTCGTCCAGCAGGCGGTCGAAGAGGGCGATGTCACGCAGGTTGCCAGCGCTGTCGCCGGGATCGGACCAGGAGAAAGTGCCATCCGCCTGCGTCAGCGCCTGGGGATAAATGAACAGCGTCGGCTCCTTCGCCGCCTCTTCCAGGTCGTAATAGCGCCGTACCTGCTCGGCCGCATTGGTGCGGCCATGAAAGGCGAAGACAACCTTCCGCCGCTCGCCCTCCGCCGGGGTTCCGCCCGCGGCCGCCAGGATAGCTTCCCGCTCCACGCCGTCCAACATGGTGCGGATCACGGTTCCCTCCTCTGGCGGTACCGCGGTCGGGCATGGTGGGGCCCGTGCCGCCGCAGGAAGCGCAAGCAGCAGAAGGAGAAGCATCGCGACTGCCCGGATGGTCATGGCTGCCCGGAATTGGTGTCACCGCCGGACTCAATAGCCCTTGCCCGGAAAGCGTTCCTGATGCGACGGGGCAGGGAGGTTCGGGGCGTTACCGCACCCGATGCAGTGCCGGACGGTGGTGCAGTGCAACGGCCAAGAGGCGTTACCGATTAGGAGCGCGTGAACAACAACTCTGCTTCTGCCTTCCTAAAGGGTGTCGTGCACCTCAATGAAGTGGGACGAGTTGATGAGTGATGGAGTGAGCGCCGCCGTCATGGACGGTGAGGCCGCCAACACCGGAACCATGCGGGCCGCGGTCGTTACCGGTCCGGGGCAGATGGCCGTCCGGCAGGTCGGGCTTCCCGAGCCGGGTCCCGGACAGGTGCGTGTGCGCCTGGAGGGATGCGGCGTCTGCGCTTCCAACCTGACCCCGTGGGAGGGGCCGGAATGGATGCAGTTCCCGACCGAGCCCGGCGGGCTGGGCCATGAGGGCTGGGGCGTTGTGGACGCCGTGGGCGACGGTGTCCAAGGGCTGGCCGTGGGGGACCGCGTCGCGGCCCTGTCCTACCATGCCTATGCCGAATACGACATCGCCGACGCGGATGCGGTGGTCCGCCTGCCGGACTCGCTGAAGGGCCAGCCCTTCCCGGGCGAGCCGCTGGGCTGTGCCATGAACATCTTCCGCCGCAGCGGGATCGAGGCGGGGCAGACCGTCGCGATCATCGGGATCGGCTTCCTAGGCGCCATCCTCACCAGGCTCTGCACCGATGCCGGGGCGCGGGTGATCGCCATTTCCCGCCGCCCCTTCTCTCTGGACGTGGCCCGGCGTATGGGGGCTGCGGAGGTGATCCCGATGGAGGATCACAACGCCATCATCGCGCAGGTGAAGGACCTCACCGGCGGCGTGTTCTGCGACCGGGTGATCGAGGCGGTGGGCAAGCAATGGCCCCTCGACCTCGCGGCGGAGCTGACCAGGGAGCGCGGCCGGCTGATCGTCGCCGGCTACCACCAGGACGGGCCGCGGCAGGTCAATATGTGGCTCTGGAACTGGCGCGGGATCGACGTGATCAATGCCCATGAGCGCGATCCCAAAACCTATATCGACGGCATCCGCCAAGCGGTGGAGGCCGTGGCCTCGGGCCGGCTCGACCCCAGTAGCCTTTATACCCACTCCTACAGCCTGGACCGGCTGGACGAAGCGTTGAACGCCACCCGCGACCGGCCGGACGGCTTCCTCAAAGCACTGGTGACGCCCTGATGAGCGAACTCATGACCGACACGCCGCGAGCGGCGGCAACCGACCGTCCGCGTATCGGCTTCCTCGGCGTGGGCTGGATCGGTCGGCACCGCATGCAGGCCATGCTGGAGACGGGCGCCGTGGAGGCCGCGGCCATCGCCGATCCTTCGCCGGAAATGGCTGCCGAAGCGCAGAAGCTGGCGCCGGGGGCGGAGCTGGTTGCGGACCTGGACGGATTGCTCGACGCCGGCGTCGACGGGGTGGTGATCGCCACGCCGAGCGCGATGCATGCCGAGCAGTCCATCCGCGCCCTGGAACGTGGCGTCGCCGTGTTCTGCCAGAAGCCGCTGGGGCGCACGGCGGCGGAGGCCAAGGCCGTGGTGGATGCCGCGCGCCGGGCCGACAGGCTGCTGGGCGTCGATCTCTCCTACCGCGCCACGGATGGGATGCGGCACATCCGCGAGATCGTGCAGCGGGGGGATCTGGGACGCATCTATGCCGTCGACCTCGTCTTCCACAACGCCTATGGCCCGGACAAGCAGTGGTTCTACGATCCGGCACTGTCGGGCGGCGGCTGCGTGATGGATCTCGGGGTCCATCTGGTCGATCTGGCCCTCTGGACTCTCAGCTTCCCCAAGGTCACCGACGTATCCGGAAAGCTGTTCTCCGGCGGTGAGCCGCTGGGACCCAGCCCGGACCGGGTGGAGGATTTTGCCGTTGCGACCATCGGGTTGGAGACGGGGACTGCGGTCCAGGTGGCCTGCTCCTGGCGGCTCCAGGCCGGCTGCGATGCCATGATCTCTGCCGCCTTCTACGGCACCCAGGGCGGGGCGGCGTTGCGGAACGTGGACGGTTCCTTCTACGACTTCGTGGCGGAGCGGTATCGGGGCACGTCGCGTGAGACGCTGGCGAGCCCGCCGGATGCCTGGGGCGGCCGCGCGGCAGCGGAATGGGCGCGGCGGCTGGCATCGGGCGACCGCTTCGATCCGGAGGCTGATCGGCTGGTGGAGGTCTCCGCCGTGTTGGACCGTATCTACGGACGGTGATTCGACGATGTAGATGTGATCTGAGTTACGGCGCAGGCGACGCTTCCGCCTGCGCCGTAACTGCTGTTGGACGGGGCACATTCCTGGGAGCGGTCATCGAGCGATTGAGTGTTCCAACCTCTTGACTCGTGAAGATGGAAACGACTTGGAACCGCAGGAAATCGCCTGTGGGTACTGTCGTTGCGCTGTGTTGTTCTGCTATAGTTCCGGTTTGGCCGCGGATTCGGCCTGTGAGGGGCGGGATGGCGCGCGGCGGCTTGAGACGGCAGATACGATCGATGCTGAGCTGGCTCGGCGTCGTCGTGTTTGGTGCAGGCGTCGCCGGGGTCTCGTCACCCCAGCCCGACATCCACCAGAGCATACAATCCATCCTCCCTGAATCCATCAGGAAGCTGATCCCGACCGTTGCAGACCCGATTCGTGACCGCTTGGCCTGCGAGCGGGCGGTGGAGTTGCTGTTCAAAGCGGATTCCAGGTCTGAGCGGGCAGAGGCCGCAGCCATCGTGGATCATCTCGACTGCCATCTGGCAGAGCATGTCGCGCAGATGGGCAACGCCAACTCCCGATAAAAGCGGTCTGACAAACCGGACGCGTGAGTCGGGATTGATAAAGGCAGAAACCAAACGAGCAACAATGGGCAGCCATGGGTCCACATGGTGCCATGGCACCAAATCGGTGCGCGCCTGCCGAGCCGCGCCGTGCCGACTCTGATCCGATGTATAAGCTATCCAGGAAGAGATTGGCTGGGGGACTAGGATTCGAACCTAGACTGGCGGAGTCAGAGTCCGCTGTCCTACCGTTAGACGATCCCCCAACCGGGTCGATGACTGTCAAAACTCCGCCGCTTGGGCTCGGTTCCGGCTGGTGCGGTGTTGGCCGCGCCGTTTGCCGTCGGTCATCGTGTGGGGCGGGCTTCTAGCACAGGGTTTCAGGCTTGTGAACCCCTTCTGTTCAGAAATTTTTTTGTCATGAACCGGCGCGGTGCCGCAGTTTGGCGGCCGGGGTCCTTGCACATGGCGGGCCATGCGCTACCATGAGGGATAGGCATGGCTGCATGCCTGCGGCGATCCGGTGAATGGGGCGGCGAGTCCGCCCCGGCGGAGGACAAGTGGACGCGGCGGTCGCATCAGAGTCGTTCCAGCCCCAGAGCGCTGAGTCGAGCGCGTGCGGCGGCTGGCAGTCCGAGCCAGGGGAAGCGCCCTGGCGCCGACGCGCGCCCGTACTGGCGGCGCTCGACCTGGGGACCAACAACTGCCGCCTGCTGATCGCAAGGCCCCAGCGCGACGGATTCAGGATCATCGATGCTTTCTCCCGCGTCGTGCGGCTCGGCGAAGGGCTGACGCGCAGCGATCATCTTTCCGATGAAGCCATGGGGCGCACGGTTTCCGCCCTGAAGGTCTGCCGGTCAAAGATGGATCGGCGCGGTGTCACACTGGCGCGCGCCGTGGCGACCGAAGCCTGCCGGCGGGCGGGGAATTGCCGGGAGTTCCTTGAGCGGGTCCAGAGCGAGGCCGGGCTGGATCTGGAGATCATTTCCACCCGGGAGGAGGCGCGGCTGGCGTTGAACGGCTGCGCGCCGCTGCTGAATCCGTTCCTGCAGCACGCCATCGTCTTCGATATCGGCGGCGGCTCCACCGAGCTGATGTGGATTCGCATCCAGCGGGGGCGGCCTAAACTGATCGACCAGGTCTCCATCCCGCTGGGCGTGGTGAACCTGACTGAGCTGCATGGCGGCGACCGGGTCACCCAGGCCGATTATCAGGCCATGGTCGGCCGGGTCGCCGCGGCGATCGCGCCGTTCGAGCAACGCAATCACATCTCGGACATGGTGCGCGCCGGGCGGGTCCAGATGCTGGGAGCGTCCGGAACCGTCACGACCTTGGCCGGCATCCGCATCGGGTTGCAGCGCTACGACCGGTCCAAGGTGGATGGGACCTGGCTGCCGCGCACAGACGCCCGGGATATCAGCCGCAAGCTGTTGGAGCTCGATTATCTGGGTCGGGCCGAATATGCCTGTGTCGGACGCGACCGGGCCGATCTGGTCATTGCCGGCTGCGCCGTGCTGGAAGCGATCTGGGACCTCTGGCCGGTGTCGCAACTCCGCATCGCGGACCGCGGGGTACGTGAGGGTATCCTGTTCGATCTCGCCGCGTCCGCCCGCCATCGGGATTGAGACTGAGCGGCCCGGCGGCGCGGGACGGGCATGCCGCGTCAGTGCTTGCCTTTGGGCGCGTCTCCGCCGATATGGCAGAGCCAGTTAAAAGCCCTCCGCCCGCACCGGATCAAGCAGAAGTCCCATGAATAAGAAATCCTCCGGCAGTGGCACGGTCCCGACCGGCCGCCAGACCGCCGTCCGGGTGAAGACCGCCAAGCGCCGCTCGGTCTCCTCCGCCCGCTGGCTTGAGCGGCAGTTGAACGATCCCTATGTGGCCGAGGCCAAGAAGCGCGGCTATCGCAGCCGGGCGGCGTTCAAGCTGCTTCAACTCGATGAGAAGTTCGGGTTCCTGAAGCGCGGTCAGCGCGTGGTCGACCTGGGCGCCGCGCCCGGCGGCTGGGCCCAGGTGGCGGTGGAGAAGGGGGCGGCGAAGGTCATCGGCATCGACCTGCTGGAGGTGGAGCCGGTTCCGGGCGCCACCATCATCCAGATGGATTTTCTGGCCCCGGACGCGCCGGACCGGCTGAAGGAGCTGCTGGGCGGCGAGGCGGACATCGTCATGTCCGACATGGCTGCCAACACCACCGGCCATCCGCCGACAGACCATCTGCGTATCATGGGCTTGGCGGAGGCGGCCTATGCCTATGCGGAGGAGGTGCTGGCGCCCGGCGGGGTCTTCATCTGCAAGCTGTTCAAGGGCGGGGCCGAGAAGGAACTGTCCGACGCGCTGAAGCGCAACTTCGCCACGGTGCGTAATGCCAAGCCGGCCGCCAGCCGCGCGGACAGCGCCGAGAGCTATATCGTCGCCATCGGTTTCCGCGGTGGGGAGCAGGCGGCGGACAAGGCGTAAACCGCAACCCTTCCCCCCATATCTGGTGTCTTCACTTCCCGCCGCCCGTGTGTATAGTGCGGCGAACCTTGTGATCCGGGACGTTGGCAGCTGTTGGGCGTGAGTGCCCTGCGGGGCCGCGGCCCATAGCCCTATTCGACGTGCGGCGGCATCGTGGAGCGCGATCCCGCCGGGGAGAGAAGGTTCATGACGCTGCCCGCCCGAAGCGACCGTATCCGCGAAGCCCTGACCTTCGACGATGTCCTGCTGGTCCCGGCGGAGTCGAGCGTCATGCCGGCCGAGGTCGACACCCGCACTCGCCTGACCAAAAACATTGAGCTTGGCAT comes from the Indioceanicola profundi genome and includes:
- the nadE gene encoding NAD(+) synthase, with product MTGKKTMTNLREEILDLSRQARLAPLSPWFMAELDRQIERGLYLDGEALEQVTDKLTADLAAYRDQTGASTAVLGMSGGVDSALTAALLKRAGWRVVGHTLPIDQNPEETERGVEACSALDIEHRHLDLTDQYRAMVTALGGLDERMTSGDDEGVRIRRGNIRARLRMVTLYDQAHRYGGLVVSTDNLSELAAGFWTLHGDVGDLAPVQSLLKSWEVPWMARAVGVPERTWRAMPTDGLGITGGGDEAQIGSSYLEWDLMVFAILQAVFENPGAGPEELPDLLGFKGDDHAAGVLQTALKRLGRTWFKRLSPVRLDHPKGDRFGPLDALDVRLFRPAVLRQNEQPVGFPADLHHMAQRLVTALQRRGDKLVTAESCTAGLIGASLAACSGASDVFAGGYATYRMDMKTAALGVPAELLKEKTPYHPEVAISMATGALERTGPATIAIAVTGVAGPGPDCGKPQGLVYIAVARRGQEPIVEEHRFTGPPQEVLSKTIRTSLTMAFRQFCEADGTS
- a CDS encoding alpha/beta hydrolase family esterase — protein: MIRTMLDGVEREAILAAAGGTPAEGERRKVVFAFHGRTNAAEQVRRYYDLEEAAKEPTLFIYPQALTQADGTFSWSDPGDSAGNLRDIALFDRLLDEVGRTYCIDSDRVFVTGHSLGASFAATLACVRGDRIRGVAVVGGGIQPTACAGEVAAMVIHNPKDELVPVSEGRRALSSFLAQNGLEPKSARPAPDYGMNCRQLGPPDTPMPVLWCPHGQDHAYGGRFYPHNWPDAAGPAIMSFFAGLEQTAVER
- a CDS encoding MDR/zinc-dependent alcohol dehydrogenase-like family protein; this translates as MSDGVSAAVMDGEAANTGTMRAAVVTGPGQMAVRQVGLPEPGPGQVRVRLEGCGVCASNLTPWEGPEWMQFPTEPGGLGHEGWGVVDAVGDGVQGLAVGDRVAALSYHAYAEYDIADADAVVRLPDSLKGQPFPGEPLGCAMNIFRRSGIEAGQTVAIIGIGFLGAILTRLCTDAGARVIAISRRPFSLDVARRMGAAEVIPMEDHNAIIAQVKDLTGGVFCDRVIEAVGKQWPLDLAAELTRERGRLIVAGYHQDGPRQVNMWLWNWRGIDVINAHERDPKTYIDGIRQAVEAVASGRLDPSSLYTHSYSLDRLDEALNATRDRPDGFLKALVTP
- a CDS encoding Gfo/Idh/MocA family protein, yielding MSELMTDTPRAAATDRPRIGFLGVGWIGRHRMQAMLETGAVEAAAIADPSPEMAAEAQKLAPGAELVADLDGLLDAGVDGVVIATPSAMHAEQSIRALERGVAVFCQKPLGRTAAEAKAVVDAARRADRLLGVDLSYRATDGMRHIREIVQRGDLGRIYAVDLVFHNAYGPDKQWFYDPALSGGGCVMDLGVHLVDLALWTLSFPKVTDVSGKLFSGGEPLGPSPDRVEDFAVATIGLETGTAVQVACSWRLQAGCDAMISAAFYGTQGGAALRNVDGSFYDFVAERYRGTSRETLASPPDAWGGRAAAEWARRLASGDRFDPEADRLVEVSAVLDRIYGR
- a CDS encoding Ppx/GppA phosphatase family protein, whose amino-acid sequence is MDAAVASESFQPQSAESSACGGWQSEPGEAPWRRRAPVLAALDLGTNNCRLLIARPQRDGFRIIDAFSRVVRLGEGLTRSDHLSDEAMGRTVSALKVCRSKMDRRGVTLARAVATEACRRAGNCREFLERVQSEAGLDLEIISTREEARLALNGCAPLLNPFLQHAIVFDIGGGSTELMWIRIQRGRPKLIDQVSIPLGVVNLTELHGGDRVTQADYQAMVGRVAAAIAPFEQRNHISDMVRAGRVQMLGASGTVTTLAGIRIGLQRYDRSKVDGTWLPRTDARDISRKLLELDYLGRAEYACVGRDRADLVIAGCAVLEAIWDLWPVSQLRIADRGVREGILFDLAASARHRD
- a CDS encoding RlmE family RNA methyltransferase, with protein sequence MNKKSSGSGTVPTGRQTAVRVKTAKRRSVSSARWLERQLNDPYVAEAKKRGYRSRAAFKLLQLDEKFGFLKRGQRVVDLGAAPGGWAQVAVEKGAAKVIGIDLLEVEPVPGATIIQMDFLAPDAPDRLKELLGGEADIVMSDMAANTTGHPPTDHLRIMGLAEAAYAYAEEVLAPGGVFICKLFKGGAEKELSDALKRNFATVRNAKPAASRADSAESYIVAIGFRGGEQAADKA